The sequence AGCCATCAGATGGGCTTTCATGAAAAAGTAAATGATGAATTGCCCGAATATGTGAGCCTGGCTTATGATGGACTTTCCTTTGAGGTATAGGCCCTCTGTATAACAGGTTTGTTTTAACCCTTCGGGCAAGTACATCTTTTATAATTTCTATACAGGCTCATTTGCTTTGTCGACAAAATCAGGATTATATGCCATCATTTAAAAGAAAAATCTTTTATTATTGCAACCTTAAGGTCTTCTTTACGTCTACTTTATATTACGAAACAATTCATTCAAAACAATAAAAATTATGAAAACTTACCGATTGATTTTAGCTCTATTTGGCATGGCGATGGTCGTATTTACATCATGTGAAAACGACAACGATTTAGAAAAACCTACCCTCCAACTGGAATTTGAAACAGTAACTTCGGAGTCAAGCCTGAAAAGTACAGCGGCCAACAGTATTGAATTTACAAGTGGTCATATTATTCTGGAAAATGTAGAATTTCAAACGGAATCGGAGACCGATTCAGTTGAGGTGGATTTTGAGATAGACAGTTACATCACCCTTGATTTTGCTACCGGAGAGACCGATCCCGATCTCTCATACGTAGAAATTGTTCCCGGGAATTATACGGAAATTGAGATTGAAGTTGAACTTTGGGATCAGAATGACCAGCCGTCTATTGATTTGAGCGGCACATGGACCAATGAAAACGACACAGAAATACCTGTTAGATTATTGTTGCCAGTGGGGCAAACATTTTCATTGGAGCAGGAGGGTGAATTTACTATTGGGGAAAGTACTTCTGTGATTGCCCGGATTACTTTTGACCCCAACGCTTGGTTTGCCGGGGATGCGGGTGAATTACTTCCTGAAGCCACAAAGAACGAAGAAGGTGTCATCGTTGTCAGCCCCGATCAGAACCCCAACATTTACGATATTATTAAGGATGCAATAGACCGCACCAGCGAAGTGGAAATAGAAATGTAATTTCATTATTATAAAGATATGTATTTATGAGAAAACTCGTCTTAACAACAATTTTACTTGCAGGTACAATTATTTTTTCAAGTTGTGATAAAGAAGATGAAATCGAAAATTGGATTGTCGGAACCTGGAATATTGACAAGTATGAGCAATTGGACTACGAAGATGGTGAGCTGACAGGAGAAAGTGAAAGTACCGATCAGGGAAAAATTGAATTCAGAGAAGATGGCACGGGATCCGATATGGGAGGGAATTTTATTGGCAGTGACTTTGAATGGGAAAATACAGATGAAAAGTTAATGCTTACAGCAGGGGGGACAACTACTGAGTACAAAATCGAGGAATATTCCACAAGCAATTTTGTTTTCAGCATTACAACCACAAGTGGTTCGGCTAAGGAAGTTCAAAGATGGCACCTATCTAAATAAACGTAAGTTCAATTCTCCTGCCTGATGATTTAAAAGAATTGTTTTTTGCTAACATTGCTTTGATTGAACTTTTCAATCAATACTTACATCTGTTGACTGCTTCTTTGCCTGGTTTTATTCATAGCCTAAAATTTTCGGCTAAGGCCTTTTAATACACTCATTTCTCTTTATGCCCGCTTCCTGTTTCAGTTGTAAGAAACCCTTTCCACCTTCATGGCTGGTGGCAAAATTCTCTTAATTTTACCCTCCCTGAAAATCAAAATTGCTTGATATGCTTAAAAAAGGGAAGATTCCACATACATTTGTGATCATTTTCTTTATTATCGTAATCGGTGCTGTGCTGACCTGGTTTATACCCGGCGGGGAATACGAACGGGAAATTATTGTGGATAGCGGTGTAGAAAGGGAGGTGGTAAAAAACGGATCGTTTGAATATACAAAGAGCGATCCACAGACCTGGCAGATATTTTCTGCATTCTATCACGGATTCATATCCAAAAGCAACATCATTGCATTCATTCTGATGGTTGGCGGAGCGTTTTGGATCATGAACAAGAGCCGGGCCATCGATGTAGGGATTTTTTCCTTCCTTCGGTTTACCCGGCGTCTGGAATCCAGCCGGTTCATAAAGCTCCTTGGTGTGGACAACATTGTTGTTGTGCTGATTATGCTTATGTTTAGCCTTTTCGGGGCAGTTTTCGGGATGAGTGAGGAGACCATTGCCTTTGTGATCATCTTTGTGCCTCTGTCCATTTCAATGGGGTATGATTCTATTGTGGGAGTCTCCATGTGCTTTGTTGCTGCCGGCCTGGGTTTTGCCGGAGCCATACTGAATCCGTTTACGGTGGGTATAGCCCAGGGCTTGGCTGATATACCCTTGTTTTCCGGTATCGAATACCGCTTTTTCTGTTGGATGGTATTGAATGTAGTGGGAATTGCCTTTGTTTTAAGATATATGAAGCGCCTCAGGAAAGATCCCACCCGTTCTCCCGTGTATGAGGAGGATGAACAATGGAGAAAAAGCAATGAAAATGGGGACGAAAAGATTGAGTATCATAGACCATTGTCTGCCTGGATTGTTTATTTGATCATCCTGGGTGCGTTGGTAATCTTTTCGCTAAAATATTCCATGACTACCCTGGAGGTGGGCCGGAACGCATTCAGTCTCCCTGTTATTCCTGTATTAACCGGTTTGTATGCTTTCACATCCCTGGTGAGCCTGAGGAAGTCGGTACACTTTTTCATCCTGAACCTGCTGGTGTATACCATCATCTTTGTGATTGTTGGCGTGATGGGCTACGACTGGTATATCATGAAGATCGCCACCATTTTTCTGGCCATGGGCATTTTGTCCGGTATTGCCTGTAACGAACCCGGCAACAACATTGCAGAACTGTTCCTGAAAGGAGTCAGGGACATTATGGGTGCTGCCATTGTTGTTGGGCTGGCCGGTGGCATTGTCTTTCTGCTGGAAGAAGGCAACATCATCGACACACTGTTGCATTATATGGCTGAGGGCATGAAAGATGTGGGAAAAGTAGGTTCCGTGGGGGTCATGTATGTGTTTCAAACCCTCCTGAACATTATGATGCCCTCGGGTTCGGGACAAGCCGCTCTGACCATGCCCATCATGGCACCATTCTCCGATCTGATCGGGATTTCCCGGCAGACGGCCGTGCTGGTGTTCCAGTTCGGCGATGGTTTTACCAACATGATCACACCTACCTCCGGGGTGCTCATGGGCGTGCTCGGGATGGCCAAAATACCCTACGACAAATGGTTCCGCTGGTTTATTCCTTTTCTGGGGATACTTGTAACCGTTGGAATCTTGCTGCTTATACCAACCGTCCTTATGGATATTGCCGGGTTCTGATCCGCTTTATGGTCTGTAAAGGATTAATCCTTTTTACTTTCCACGGATGTTTTCTGGTTGAGTGTTTCATTCATGGCACCCGAACGGTATCCCTTCGTATCGATCGTTACATAGGTGTATCCGGCTTCTTTGCATATGTTGTTGATCTCCGAGCGTTTCTCCCAGGCCTGGTCCATTTCTTTGGGTATGAATTCCAGCCGTGCCAGGTTATCGTGGCTGCGAACGCGGAACTGCGTGAATCCAAGAAATTTGATTCGTAGTTCGGCACGGCTGACACGGTCCAGTTTGCCGGCATCGATTTTTTCGCCATAGGGGAACCTGGAAGCAAGACAGGATTCCGCAGGTTTGTCGGCCGTAGGCAAACCATACTGCCTGGAATGGTAACGAATATCCTCTTTGGTCATTCCCGCTTCCTTTAACGGACTTTCAATCTCTTTTTCTTTCAATGCCTTCATGCCCGGACGATAATCGCCGGTGTCGCCGGCATTGGTGCCGTCGAATACCGCCTCATAACCTTCCTGCTCTGCAACATACTTGATTTTTTCAAACACCTCGCTCTTGCAGTAATAGCATCGATCGGGCGGATTATTGGAATAACCGGGAACGTTCATCTCTTCCGAAGTGATCACCTTATGGGCGATGTTCATCTGTTTGGCCAGTTTTTTGGCCTCTTCCAGTTCGTGAAAAGGGAAGGCAAAAGAAGTTGCGGTTACCAGCAGGAGGTTTTCCTGCAATACCTCGCTTGCGACTTTAGCCAGAAAGGTGCTGTCCACACCACCGGAAAAGGCAATCACGGCTGAATTATATCTGCTGAGAATGGCTGATAGCTTTTCAAGTTTATCCATAGGTTGTGTTTTTTTGGGTTATCAATCTCACGGAATGGTTTGACAGTGTTATTTTTAAAGCAAATTCTTTCTTTTAGATCTATACCATTTATAGATATAACAAATTCATGACGCCAAATGATTAATGCAATCTTTATAAATTGTAAAAATAACCAATTGGTTGGCTATCAAAGATCCATTTGTAATGGATTCGGTTAGTCTCTTACTATTTCCTCTGTTCCTTCATCCAGGTTCTTACCTGTTGCTTGAAGGTTTCTGCTTTTATCAGATAAAACAGGGTCCATAAGAGAATATATCCCACAAGGGCAATGAAGACGAGGATGAGGATGGCCGGATCTGAAACATATCCGGCAAGAAAGATAAATATCAGTGCAATTGCAAATAAACCAATGGTATTGTAAACCAGGGCCCCTTTTAATCTGGTTTCGATGATTCCGGTCAGGCAATTCCAACTTTTCAAGCGGTCGATCAGCCGGATTTTATCAGGCTCGGAGAGGTCTATTACCACATGTAGGGAAAATCCAAGCCGAACAGTCAGCATCTCTCCATGATCGGTATAATCATATCCGAATCGTTCAAGATGGGTTTGTATCATCGTTTTCATAGGACTATTATTTGATTTTCAATAAAAAGATGTATAAGATCAGAGAAGCATAACCCCAAACTTTACAAATCCTCCTGTAACCAGATCATTGTTGGTAAAAGGCTGATTATATAATTTGAAACCAATCAGGAACCGTTCGGATAATGGATGTTCATATTCAATAATCAGGCTACACCCAAAAGAGTTTCTTTTATCGTAGGTATAATTTTCCCGATCAATCACCCTGTCGATCCAACGGTCTGAAGCTTCCCGGAAATCGGTTAACAGGGCAGAAAATAAAAGTTTTTCATGGCAATAGGAATTTATTGGGTCAATTACCCGACCAAGATAAACATTTTCAGAAAGAATTTCTAAATGTTCTAAAGGCTTCAGATTATCGGGTTTGCCCCTTTGCCCATTGCCAACTTCTTCCTCAAACCCTCTCTAATAATCCAATGATTCCTGCATTCTTCTGCCAACTGAGGCATTTGGTTTGCCAACTGTTTTTACCCACTACCAACTTGTTAAAATGAGGCTAAGGCTAAGAACAGAACGTCTGCGCGAAGTTGATTAAATTGTTACATGGTTACATTGTCAAATTGTTGCCTCGAGCTGTGGCCATCAGAAGATTCTGGCAAATTTTGCCAACTGCTTTTTGCCCACTGCCAACTAATCTTTCAAACTCCTGTCAAACTATCAAACAATCAAACTCCCGTCAAACTCCTGTCAAACAATTCCGCATCCAAACTTGTCACACATAACCGCCAGGCAATTTCACCTTTTCCATGTCGTTAATTTTTATTAAGTTTGTAAACCATTTTTACAGTACAAAAAGAAAAGTTTAAAATATGTTTGATAGTCTGACAGACCGGCTGGAACAGTCGTTTAAAATGCTCAAGGGGCAGGGCAGGATCTCAGAGGTGAATATTGCAGAAACGCTTAAAGATGTGCGACGGGCCCTGCTTGATGCTGACGTAAACTATAAAATTGCCAAAGATTTTACCAATACAGTTAAGGAGCAGGCACTTGGTCAGAAAGTAGTGGAGTCGGTAAAACCTGGCGAGCTTATGGTGAAGATCGTGAATGATGAGCTGGCCAGGTTGATGGGGGGCACTGCTGCAGAAGTCAACCTGGAGGGAAATCCCACGGTAATTCTTCTTGCAGGACTGCAAGGCTCCGGTAAAACTACCATGGCCGGTAAGCTGGCCCGTTTTTTCAGGGATAAGCATGGCAAAAAACCCATGTTGGTGGCAGGTGACGTATACAGGCCCGCCGCCATAGACCAGCTTAAGGTTGTGGGTGAACAGATAAAGGTACCTGTATATACGGAGGATGAAAACAAGGATCCCGTCAAAATAGCCAAAGGGGCGATCAAACAGGCCAAAAAAGATGGCAACAGCCTGGTGATTATCGACACGGCCGGACGGCTGGCCATTGATGAGCACATGATGAATGAGGTGGCCAGTATTAAAAAGGCGGTGGAACCCCACGAGACGCTTTTCGTTGTGGATTCCATGACCGGTCAGGATGCTGTCAATACAGCCAAAGAGTTCAACGAAAGGCTTGATTACGAAGGAGTCATTCTTACCAAGCTCGACGGGGATACCCGCGGAGGTGCAGCACTGTCCATAAGGGCAGTGGTGGACAAACCCATCAAGTTCGTGGGTACCGGTGAGAAGATGGAGAACATCGATGTGTTTCATCCCGATCGTATGGCCGACCGGATTCTGGGCATGGGGGACATTGTTTCTCTGGTTGAGAAAGCCCAGGAACAATACGACGATCAGGAAGCCCGGAAGCTGAGCAAAAAGATCGCAAAGAATGAGTTTGACTTTGACGACTTCCTCTCTCAGATCCATCAGATCAGAAAAATGGGTAACTTCAAGGATCTTGCTTCTATGATACCTGGTATGGGTAAGGCCATCAGAGATATGGACATGGACGATGATGCTTTCAGGGGTATTGAGGCCATTATACGTTCCATGACCCCTGAAGAGAGAAAAGATCCCAAAATTCTTAACGGAAGCCGGAGAAAACGAATTGCCGATGGTAGCGGCACCAACGTGCAGGAAGTGAACCGTCTGATCAAGCAGTTCTCGGAAACCCGCAAAATGATGAAAAAGATGAAGGATGGCCAGGGCGGCGGCATGAAGAATATGATGAACAATATGCAGGCCATGAAAGGCAAGATGTAACAAATTTCAATACCAAGATATATGGAACTAATTGATGGAAAAAAATTGTCTGCTACCCTTAAGGAAGAGATTGCCCGGGA comes from Bacteroidales bacterium and encodes:
- a CDS encoding YfcC family protein, giving the protein MLKKGKIPHTFVIIFFIIVIGAVLTWFIPGGEYEREIIVDSGVEREVVKNGSFEYTKSDPQTWQIFSAFYHGFISKSNIIAFILMVGGAFWIMNKSRAIDVGIFSFLRFTRRLESSRFIKLLGVDNIVVVLIMLMFSLFGAVFGMSEETIAFVIIFVPLSISMGYDSIVGVSMCFVAAGLGFAGAILNPFTVGIAQGLADIPLFSGIEYRFFCWMVLNVVGIAFVLRYMKRLRKDPTRSPVYEEDEQWRKSNENGDEKIEYHRPLSAWIVYLIILGALVIFSLKYSMTTLEVGRNAFSLPVIPVLTGLYAFTSLVSLRKSVHFFILNLLVYTIIFVIVGVMGYDWYIMKIATIFLAMGILSGIACNEPGNNIAELFLKGVRDIMGAAIVVGLAGGIVFLLEEGNIIDTLLHYMAEGMKDVGKVGSVGVMYVFQTLLNIMMPSGSGQAALTMPIMAPFSDLIGISRQTAVLVFQFGDGFTNMITPTSGVLMGVLGMAKIPYDKWFRWFIPFLGILVTVGILLLIPTVLMDIAGF
- the larE gene encoding ATP-dependent sacrificial sulfur transferase LarE — its product is MDKLEKLSAILSRYNSAVIAFSGGVDSTFLAKVASEVLQENLLLVTATSFAFPFHELEEAKKLAKQMNIAHKVITSEEMNVPGYSNNPPDRCYYCKSEVFEKIKYVAEQEGYEAVFDGTNAGDTGDYRPGMKALKEKEIESPLKEAGMTKEDIRYHSRQYGLPTADKPAESCLASRFPYGEKIDAGKLDRVSRAELRIKFLGFTQFRVRSHDNLARLEFIPKEMDQAWEKRSEINNICKEAGYTYVTIDTKGYRSGAMNETLNQKTSVESKKD
- the ffh gene encoding signal recognition particle protein, with translation MFDSLTDRLEQSFKMLKGQGRISEVNIAETLKDVRRALLDADVNYKIAKDFTNTVKEQALGQKVVESVKPGELMVKIVNDELARLMGGTAAEVNLEGNPTVILLAGLQGSGKTTMAGKLARFFRDKHGKKPMLVAGDVYRPAAIDQLKVVGEQIKVPVYTEDENKDPVKIAKGAIKQAKKDGNSLVIIDTAGRLAIDEHMMNEVASIKKAVEPHETLFVVDSMTGQDAVNTAKEFNERLDYEGVILTKLDGDTRGGAALSIRAVVDKPIKFVGTGEKMENIDVFHPDRMADRILGMGDIVSLVEKAQEQYDDQEARKLSKKIAKNEFDFDDFLSQIHQIRKMGNFKDLASMIPGMGKAIRDMDMDDDAFRGIEAIIRSMTPEERKDPKILNGSRRKRIADGSGTNVQEVNRLIKQFSETRKMMKKMKDGQGGGMKNMMNNMQAMKGKM